Below is a window of Solanum stenotomum isolate F172 chromosome 7, ASM1918654v1, whole genome shotgun sequence DNA.
ATTGGAACACGTTCGGTCAGTACCTAAGAAACCATAGACCACCACTCTCTCTCACTCGTTGTAGTGGGGCACACGTGCTTGAATTTCTTCGATACCTTGACCAATTTGGTAAGACTAAGGTTCACACTCAATTATGTCCATTTTTTGGGCACCCGAACCCACCCGCACCTTGTCCTTGCCCATTAAGACAAGCCTGGGGGAGCCTTGATGCACTCATAGGACGGCTTCGAGCCGCTTATGAGGAAAACGGTGGAAAACCCGAAACTAACCCTTTTGGTGCAAGGGCGGTTAGGCTTTACCTTCGCGAAGTTCGCGATTCTCAAGCTAAAGCTAGAGGAATAagttatgaaaaaaagaaaCGCAAAAAACCAAATCCtcaattatcatcatcatcgttGCCACCACCAAATGGAAATTCAAGCTAATAATAagatttgtttttaattaaacaaatcttatttttttttcaatattgtATGGTATGTATGTCTATTTtctagttaaaaaaaaattggaaccCTTTTTTCCCCCCCTATTATTATTAGTACTACTATTTATGGGTATTGAAATTGAAGCATTGATCTTGATCAGTACTTTTTTACTAATTACTATGCAAATGATGACAGCTTTTTTAGAAGTGATAGTGGTATTAATGGAAGTGGCAGTGGCAGTGActgttattaattaaaataaataacattctaATTATCAAGATCTAggtgaattgtttttttttgtgctatagatatttttttttcctcaataGTGTTTCTTGTATCATCTAATTGTGATTTAGGTAGTTAACCATTTGAACAAACGTTACTTGTTTGTtatagatcttttttttttaaaatctagatCGAGGATTGGTTTCACTTATCTGTCAATGTGACTCAGCTAGTAATTGATCAAACCTCGAGCACTTGTTTgctattgatttttttttccacaaGGATCAATAGTGTTTTTACTTATCTGTCAGTGTGACTCAGCCAGTACTAGATCAAACCTCGAGCACTTATTTGCtatagatctttttttttttatcaagaggATCAATAGTGTTTTTACTCAGCTAGTACTTGATCAAACCTCGAGTACTTGTTTGCtatagatcttttttttttatcacgaAGATCAATAGTGTTTTGACTTATGTATTAGTGTGATTCAAATCTAACTACTTGAGTAAACTTTACTTGTAGATCTTTCAACATTTGGTAtggatatttttctcttatcTTAGCTGAAAATAAACCCTATTTTTGATTCGTTATCTTGTTTCAAAGATTTGCTTGTTAGATCATGTTTTATGTCgttttgttcttttgcaaaaaatttaaattgcaAGTGTAATTAGTAGACTTTAGCTAGATATCACATGTCAGCTCTGTCTAGGGCTGGTCTGTGTTTTACAGTGCAAAATAGACACAATTTCATCATCgatcatcattttttttcatacttagttgggtattttttTAGAAACTTATGATATACATAATTGGCTAATAATATACTATACATTGTCAATgcatatgaattatgataacAGATTAAATTACATTGGTGATGACTATAATATACACTATCATTGTATAGTATAAACTTAAATCATATTGGGATGAATTTAAGCTATATATACGTTATATCTATAaagaatttttataatattagagACAAGTCTATTCGTTATTTCAGGTTTTTACCTCCCCCTTTTATTAGGTTACTATTATcataaaagatttatttttatgaaataatagtaaaatctacggatatttttatcttattcaAATTACACCTATGACATCATACTAtgttattatgtttttttttgtaaagtaTATTTTGTGGATTGTGTGTGTGAAAATGATTCAGGGGGTGTTCCTCAGTAAAGATCATATGACATCATTTATTAAACCAAATCCATCACCCATTGCTTCATTGTGTCATCTCCATCTTATCAAAATGTTCCCTAAAGAGTATAGGGGCATTAAATTTAGAGAGGTACAATTCATCATTCAAAATGTTACTCcactaatattataatatatagttagATATTGCACATTTATGGCCATTTAGCCTTGACCACAAAAAAAGACAAAACTTACCTACAAAATACTAACTAGATATGGTTGCTCCCTCAAGTTATGGCAAAAACTATAGTCCATTTGTGGTTTACAATGTGATAATACACATCCTTGTTATTATAACCTATCTTCAATTTGTTTTCTTTGAgttgtatatataaaatatatataatttaagttGAATACTTGTCTTGAAATTTTTAGAACATGCATTGCTTTTCAAGAATTCGAtacatatttttacaaaaattcaagCCACTTAATAACCTAGTTGCTACCAGCTATATGTTGTTTGGACCTTCAAAAATGTGTTGCACTAGAGACAGATCCTCCAAAAACACGTAGTTTGGAGAATTTGATAAACCCTACGATATGTTTGATGAGTTTGATCAACATACATAACATATCGTTACTCAAttactccaaaaatatatttaggcGCCTTGAATAATGCTTAGATTTTGAAGGATTTAATACAcgttcaaaattattttttaaaaatccgAACAATATATAGTCTACTAGTAGAATTGGTTATTGTAATTTTTAGCTAGATTACTTGAGAATTACACTATAATATTGTGTTACATCTCCTATTTATAGTTGTTAAGATGCATCattctaattcttttttaattgttaGCGTGTTGTTTTATGTCCAATAATTGACTACTCTTGGAGTTTAATTTCGGAACAATTAGTGTTAATCAATTACTATATATTGTCTTTCCATGTCTTATTGTTTTGAgtaaatttgagaaaaacatTATCTTAAAGAAGTGATACTCATGTGCTTTGTTCTTACTCTCAACATATTAGCCAATGATAGTTTTAGTTTGTCTCATGAATTTTGTTTGCCTAATGAATTAATGTTTATTTTAGTTTAAGCAGTAGTGGCATAGCCATATACCATGAATGAAGAGCGGTCAACGGAACATTCTTAGTCAAAAATTGTATTGtatattagaaaattatattaaatttatatgttataaattattttttgtacataaatattaatttttgaataactTAGTGAAATTTCTGATTTTACCTCTAATTAGCGGCATGTCATGatggtttttttttatagatatgtGATTATATATGTCTAGGTTAATTTGTCATGAATAATATTTGGTTAAATTATTGGCATGACTAGTTAGACCCTTTGGCTATATCGAAATGTTATAGACTGAACTCTAGAAACTCTTTTGCAACCAGGAGGTCTTTCTAGAAGTAATC
It encodes the following:
- the LOC125871548 gene encoding protein LIGHT-DEPENDENT SHORT HYPOCOTYLS 4 is translated as MEHNQEVDSPNSVIIHHHHHHNHNNNSMTMLAGNNNNNNYPASSSSNSPTTLSRYENQKRRDWNTFGQYLRNHRPPLSLTRCSGAHVLEFLRYLDQFGKTKVHTQLCPFFGHPNPPAPCPCPLRQAWGSLDALIGRLRAAYEENGGKPETNPFGARAVRLYLREVRDSQAKARGISYEKKKRKKPNPQLSSSSLPPPNGNSS